The following coding sequences lie in one Globicephala melas chromosome 15, mGloMel1.2, whole genome shotgun sequence genomic window:
- the CARHSP1 gene encoding calcium-regulated heat-stable protein 1, with translation MSSEPPPPSQHPTHQSSAGLLDTQQARDRSPSPLRGNVVPSPLPTRRTRTFSATVRASQGPVYKGVCKCFCRSKGHGFITPADGGPDIFLHISDVEGEYVPVEGDEVTYKMCSIPPKNEKLQAVEVVITHLAPGTKHETWSGHIVSS, from the exons ATGTCATCTGAGCCTCCTCCCCCATCACAGCACCCCACCCACCAGTCCTCGGCCGGGCTGCTGGATACCCAACAGGCCCGAGACCGCTCACCATCCCCGCTTCGGGGCAACGTGGTCCCGAGCCCACTGCCCACTCGCCGGACAAGGACCTTCTCagc GACGGTGCGGGCTTCACAGGGCCCTGTCTACAAAGGAGTCTGCAAATGCTTCTGTCGGTCCAAGGGCCACGGCTTCATTACCCCGGCCGACGGCGGCCCTGACATCTTCCTGCACATCTCCGA cgTGGAGGGGGAGTACGTCCCCGTGGAAGGCGATGAGGTCACCTATAAGATGTGCTCCATTCCGCCCAAGAACGAGAAGCTGCAGGCCGTGGAGGTGGTCATCACCCACCTGGCGCCGGGCACCAAGCACGAGACCTGGTCCGGCCACATCGTCAGCTCCTAG
- the PMM2 gene encoding phosphomannomutase 2 isoform X1, which produces MAAHGPALCLFDVDGTLTAPRQKITKDMDCFLQKLRQKIKVGVVGGSDFEKVQEQLGNDVVEKYDYVFPENGLVAYKDGKLLCKQNIQGHLGEALIQDLINYCLSYIAKIKLPKKRGTFIEFRNGMLNVSPVGRSCSQEERIEFYELDQKESIRQKFVEDLRREFAGKGLTFSIGGQISFDVFPDGWDKRYCLGHVEKDGYETIYFFGDKTMPILGEELSPLGPEGPLVVTLTFPRCWGLHLPTGIDPPSRLFCPLGIPQHPPCSPRASAAGLRGGDIR; this is translated from the exons ATGGCGGCGCACGGCCCAGCGCTCTGCCTCTTCGACGTGGACGGGACCCTGACGGCCCCGCGGCAG AAAATTACCAAAGACATGGATTGCTTTCtacaaaaactgaggcagaagatcaAAGTTGGAGTCGTAGGCGGGTCGGACTTTGAGAAAGTACAGGAGCAACTGGGAAACGATG TGGTTGAAAAATATGATTATGTGTTTCCAGAAAATGGCTTGGTAGCATACAAAGATGGGAAACTCTTGTGCAAACAG AACATTCAAGGTCACCTGGGTGAGGCCCTAATCCAGGATTTAATCAACTACTGTCTGAGCTACATCGCGAAAATTAAACTCCCGAAGAAAAG GGGTACTTTCATCGAATTCCGAAATGGGATGTTGAATGTGTCCCCCGTCGGAAGAAGCTGCAGCCAAGAAGAACGCATTGAGTTCTACGAACTGGATCAG aaAGAAAGTATAAGACAGAAATTCGTGGAGGATCTGCGGAGAGAGTTTGCAGGGAAAGGCCTCACGTTTTCCATAG GAGGTCAGATCAGCTTTGATGTCTTCCCTGATGGATGGGACAAGAGGTATTGCCTGGGACATGTGGAAAAGGACGGCTATGAGACCATTTATTTCTTTGGTGACAAAACCATGCCA ATTCTGGGGGAAGAGCTCAGCCCTCTTGGACCTGAGGGGCCACTCGTTGTGACGCTGACGTTCCCACGATGTTGGGGGTTGCACTTACCAACTGGCATCGACCCACCCTCCAGGCTTTTCTGCCCACTGG GTATTCCCCAGCACCCACCTTGCTCCCCGAGGGCCTCCGCAGCTGGGCTCCGTGGTGGGGACATCAGGTAA
- the PMM2 gene encoding phosphomannomutase 2 isoform X2 — MAAHGPALCLFDVDGTLTAPRQKITKDMDCFLQKLRQKIKVGVVGGSDFEKVQEQLGNDVVEKYDYVFPENGLVAYKDGKLLCKQNIQGHLGEALIQDLINYCLSYIAKIKLPKKRGTFIEFRNGMLNVSPVGRSCSQEERIEFYELDQKESIRQKFVEDLRREFAGKGLTFSIGGQISFDVFPDGWDKRYCLGHVEKDGYETIYFFGDKTMPGGNDHEIFTDPRTVGYTVTAPEDTRRICEELFC; from the exons ATGGCGGCGCACGGCCCAGCGCTCTGCCTCTTCGACGTGGACGGGACCCTGACGGCCCCGCGGCAG AAAATTACCAAAGACATGGATTGCTTTCtacaaaaactgaggcagaagatcaAAGTTGGAGTCGTAGGCGGGTCGGACTTTGAGAAAGTACAGGAGCAACTGGGAAACGATG TGGTTGAAAAATATGATTATGTGTTTCCAGAAAATGGCTTGGTAGCATACAAAGATGGGAAACTCTTGTGCAAACAG AACATTCAAGGTCACCTGGGTGAGGCCCTAATCCAGGATTTAATCAACTACTGTCTGAGCTACATCGCGAAAATTAAACTCCCGAAGAAAAG GGGTACTTTCATCGAATTCCGAAATGGGATGTTGAATGTGTCCCCCGTCGGAAGAAGCTGCAGCCAAGAAGAACGCATTGAGTTCTACGAACTGGATCAG aaAGAAAGTATAAGACAGAAATTCGTGGAGGATCTGCGGAGAGAGTTTGCAGGGAAAGGCCTCACGTTTTCCATAG GAGGTCAGATCAGCTTTGATGTCTTCCCTGATGGATGGGACAAGAGGTATTGCCTGGGACATGTGGAAAAGGACGGCTATGAGACCATTTATTTCTTTGGTGACAAAACCATGCCA GGCGGGAACGACCACGAGATCTTCACAGACCCGAGGACGGTGGGCTACACCGTGACGGCGCCCGAGGACACACGCAGGATCTGTGAGGAGCTCTTCTGCTGA